In Leptospira johnsonii, the following are encoded in one genomic region:
- a CDS encoding DMT family transporter has protein sequence MNRYKNEAALIFCTLIWGGTFSATKLSLVSISSCLFIGIRFAIATFVFVIYILLKNRKNSVSYPDWKTNKSLYFLAFLLGFWMFLGFAFETVGLKYTTATKSGFLTGTLVVITPILQTLFLKRMPSSGNLLGVIVVTFGLFFLSAESVGEDNKLVISYHLGDVLTLGGAFFFSLYIIYVDKASKSCPLDILLLSQTLVTSVFAFFLAFILHWTEFEPLFIKMDSKVMPALFYNGLISSVGTTFLQTKYQKGISPTRAGLIFSLEPVFSAILAYFTLEERLDATGLIGCSLVLTGVLLAELLGREKKF, from the coding sequence ATGAACAGATATAAAAACGAGGCCGCCTTAATCTTTTGTACCTTGATCTGGGGTGGAACCTTCTCCGCTACGAAACTAAGTTTGGTTTCGATTTCTTCCTGTTTGTTTATTGGGATTAGATTCGCGATCGCAACCTTTGTTTTTGTAATTTATATTCTTCTTAAGAACCGAAAAAACTCGGTATCGTACCCTGATTGGAAGACAAACAAATCTTTATACTTCTTAGCATTCCTATTGGGTTTTTGGATGTTTCTTGGATTCGCATTCGAGACAGTCGGTTTAAAATACACAACAGCCACTAAGTCCGGATTTTTGACAGGGACCTTGGTGGTCATCACTCCTATCTTACAGACTTTATTTCTAAAACGTATGCCTAGCTCGGGGAACCTTCTGGGAGTGATCGTAGTAACGTTCGGTCTATTCTTTCTTTCTGCTGAGTCAGTGGGAGAAGATAATAAATTAGTAATATCTTATCATCTGGGTGATGTACTTACTTTGGGAGGTGCGTTTTTCTTTTCCTTATACATTATCTATGTGGATAAGGCGAGTAAATCCTGTCCTTTGGATATTCTTCTTTTGTCCCAAACATTAGTGACTAGTGTATTCGCTTTTTTTCTAGCATTCATCTTACACTGGACGGAATTCGAACCTTTGTTTATCAAAATGGATTCCAAGGTAATGCCTGCTTTATTTTATAACGGTTTGATCTCTTCCGTAGGGACCACGTTCTTACAGACGAAATACCAAAAGGGGATCTCTCCTACAAGAGCGGGACTTATTTTTTCTTTGGAGCCAGTCTTCTCCGCTATTCTTGCCTATTTCACTTTGGAAGAAAGATTGGATGCAACAGGTTTGATCGGATGTAGTTTAGTGCTCACCGGTGTTCTGTTAGCCGAACTATTAGGTAGAGAAAAAAAATTCTAG